In Mycobacterium stomatepiae, the following are encoded in one genomic region:
- a CDS encoding acyl-CoA dehydrogenase family protein, whose protein sequence is MDFSRVELSDEDTAFRDEVRELLKTLVTEDVRRRDRETGDNFDEGVHLALGAAGYLACEWKPESDGGFTRLRRRIWELEKRRAHVPWVTWGTTAMVARSVARFGSAELQDEVMPRVFTGEVRLCLGYTEPEGGSDVATCKTRAVRDDSGDGSWVINGSKMFTTGAHNCQYVLLITNTAPDAPKHKSLTMFLVPLDLPGIEIQGIRTVDGDRTNIVYYSDVRVDDKYRLGEVNAGWTVLREPLNTEHGAVAAAPDGLQDTSIMMHQAGSMSTAVDHAVAAVTRQDPNGRKLVDDGSIAYRLGRSIARLEAALSSPNIYGRVAIAQTMRDISPDLMDIHGAASTLPFGTDGAADDGSAEYAYRFAPLVGIYGGTLEVFRNMIGQYTLGLGKPNYSPPVKQVS, encoded by the coding sequence ATGGACTTCTCCCGGGTGGAGCTATCCGACGAGGACACCGCGTTCCGCGACGAAGTGCGTGAACTTCTCAAAACCCTGGTGACCGAGGATGTTCGGCGCCGCGATCGCGAGACCGGTGACAACTTCGACGAGGGCGTGCACCTGGCCCTGGGAGCCGCGGGTTATCTGGCGTGCGAATGGAAACCGGAATCCGATGGCGGATTCACCCGGCTGCGCCGGCGCATCTGGGAACTGGAGAAGCGCCGCGCCCACGTGCCGTGGGTGACCTGGGGCACGACCGCCATGGTGGCGCGCTCGGTCGCGAGATTCGGATCGGCCGAGCTGCAGGACGAGGTGATGCCGCGAGTCTTCACCGGCGAGGTCCGGCTCTGCCTCGGTTACACCGAACCCGAGGGCGGCTCCGACGTCGCGACCTGCAAGACCCGCGCAGTGCGCGACGACTCAGGAGATGGAAGCTGGGTGATCAACGGTTCGAAGATGTTCACCACCGGTGCGCACAACTGCCAGTACGTTTTGCTGATCACCAACACCGCTCCAGATGCACCAAAGCACAAGAGCCTGACCATGTTTCTGGTGCCGTTGGACTTGCCGGGCATCGAGATCCAGGGCATCCGCACTGTCGACGGCGATCGGACCAACATCGTGTACTACAGCGATGTCCGCGTCGACGACAAGTACCGGCTGGGCGAGGTGAACGCCGGCTGGACCGTGCTGCGCGAGCCGCTCAACACCGAGCACGGCGCGGTCGCCGCCGCGCCCGACGGATTGCAGGACACCTCGATCATGATGCACCAGGCTGGTTCGATGTCGACAGCCGTCGACCACGCCGTGGCGGCCGTGACCCGGCAGGATCCCAACGGGCGCAAGCTGGTCGACGATGGTTCGATCGCGTATCGGCTGGGTCGCAGCATCGCCCGCTTGGAGGCGGCGTTGTCGTCGCCGAACATCTACGGGCGGGTGGCCATCGCCCAGACGATGCGCGACATCTCCCCGGACCTGATGGACATCCACGGCGCGGCATCGACACTGCCGTTCGGCACCGACGGGGCCGCCGATGACGGCAGCGCCGAATACGCCTACCGTTTCGCGCCTCTGGTCGGAATCTACGGCGGCACCCTCGAGGTGTTCCGGAACATGATCGGGCAGTACACGCTCGGGTTGGGCAAGCCCAACTACTCACCGCCGGTGAAGCAGGTCTCGTAA
- a CDS encoding acyl-CoA dehydrogenase family protein encodes MDRFELRRLDYSLSDHHVDLQNAYKQFFKTHCSIETVRAAEASGFDKNLWERLCAMGATTMALPESCGGDGATLVDLTLVAEEIGRCIAPVPWVDHVCAARLLGRLGALGADTAGIADGEQLAGIDARIDGAPGLRLIPTGSIADHIVVRDGDEVARLTFGTRPTKVDNLGRLPMAWVDPANADTRTVVAKGPEAIANYELALDEWRLLTASALVGLVEETMTIAAEFSKTRYTLGVPISTLQAISHPLANMAITVQGGRNLVRRAAWFLDNEPGERAELAPSAFVFMAEEAAKAATMAVHIQGGLGVSAEAAATAYLVRARGWPLAAGDPGATAKRVAEIVTARESAAVGV; translated from the coding sequence ATGGACCGCTTCGAGCTGCGCAGACTGGACTACAGCCTGTCCGATCATCATGTGGATCTGCAGAATGCGTACAAGCAATTCTTCAAGACCCACTGCTCCATCGAAACAGTCCGCGCCGCGGAGGCTTCCGGGTTCGACAAGAACCTGTGGGAGCGGTTGTGCGCGATGGGTGCGACGACGATGGCGCTGCCCGAGTCCTGCGGCGGCGACGGCGCGACACTCGTCGACCTCACGTTGGTGGCCGAGGAGATCGGGCGCTGTATCGCGCCGGTTCCGTGGGTCGATCACGTGTGCGCCGCGCGGCTATTGGGCCGCCTCGGAGCCCTGGGCGCCGACACCGCCGGCATCGCGGACGGCGAACAACTCGCGGGGATCGATGCGCGCATCGACGGCGCACCGGGCCTCCGCCTGATCCCGACCGGATCGATCGCCGACCACATCGTCGTTCGCGATGGTGACGAGGTGGCGCGCCTGACGTTCGGGACCCGGCCGACCAAGGTCGACAATCTCGGTCGGCTGCCGATGGCCTGGGTCGATCCGGCCAACGCCGACACCCGCACCGTCGTCGCGAAGGGGCCCGAGGCGATCGCGAACTATGAACTCGCGCTGGATGAATGGCGGTTGCTGACCGCGTCGGCCCTGGTCGGCCTCGTCGAGGAGACGATGACGATCGCGGCCGAATTCTCCAAGACACGTTACACATTGGGCGTCCCGATCTCGACGCTGCAGGCTATTTCGCATCCGCTGGCCAACATGGCCATCACCGTCCAGGGCGGACGCAACCTGGTCCGGCGGGCGGCCTGGTTCCTGGACAACGAACCCGGCGAGCGAGCCGAGTTGGCGCCGTCGGCGTTCGTGTTCATGGCCGAAGAGGCCGCCAAGGCGGCCACGATGGCAGTGCATATCCAAGGTGGGCTTGGTGTTTCGGCCGAAGCTGCAGCGACGGCCTACCTGGTGCGGGCCCGTGGATGGCCGCTCGCGGCCGGGGACCCGGGTGCCACCGCCAAGCGGGTCGCCGAGATCGTGACCGCGCGCGAGAGCGCGGCCGTGGGCGTCTAG
- a CDS encoding metal-sensitive transcriptional regulator, whose translation MVGDEDSIAAVLNRLRRAQGQLAGVISMIEQGRDCKDVVTQLAAVSRALDRAGFKIVATGMRECTTGKAAKGKKPLTEDELEKLFLALA comes from the coding sequence ATGGTTGGTGACGAAGACAGTATTGCCGCGGTACTCAATCGGTTGCGCCGTGCGCAGGGACAGCTGGCGGGCGTGATCTCGATGATCGAGCAGGGCCGGGACTGTAAGGACGTGGTCACGCAGCTCGCCGCCGTGTCGCGCGCGCTCGATCGCGCCGGATTCAAGATCGTCGCCACGGGTATGCGCGAATGCACAACCGGGAAAGCCGCAAAGGGCAAAAAGCCGTTGACGGAAGACGAGCTGGAGAAGCTCTTCCTCGCGCTGGCCTGA
- a CDS encoding enoyl-CoA hydratase, translated as MSGNDGASQDCRADDAVLYEATDSGVAILTFNRPDRLNAWGPDIAAGFYAGIDRAESDPAVRVVVLTGRGRGFCAGAYLGAPGGGAAKVSESMENAGQTNLADLVGERPPHFVTTLRKPVIAAINGACVGIGLTQALMCDVRFAAAGAKFGAVFARRGLIAEFGISWILPRLTSMGIALDLLLSARTFLAEEAAELRLVKEVVAADDLMKRVLEYAEDMAANCSPASMAVVKRQVYADDIRDVVDAHNRSEILVHEAMSRPDVIEGITCFLEKRTPQFSALRPTDA; from the coding sequence ATGTCCGGCAACGACGGTGCCTCCCAGGACTGTCGAGCCGACGATGCGGTGCTCTACGAGGCCACGGACAGCGGCGTCGCGATCCTGACGTTCAATCGGCCGGACCGCCTCAACGCGTGGGGCCCCGACATCGCCGCCGGCTTCTATGCCGGTATCGACCGCGCCGAATCCGATCCCGCCGTCCGGGTGGTCGTGCTGACCGGTCGGGGCAGAGGGTTCTGCGCCGGTGCGTATTTGGGCGCACCGGGCGGCGGGGCGGCGAAGGTCAGCGAATCGATGGAGAATGCCGGGCAGACGAATCTCGCTGACTTGGTCGGCGAACGGCCGCCGCATTTTGTGACCACGTTGCGCAAGCCGGTCATCGCGGCCATCAACGGTGCCTGTGTCGGCATCGGCTTGACCCAGGCGTTGATGTGCGACGTCCGGTTCGCCGCCGCCGGGGCCAAGTTCGGTGCGGTGTTCGCGCGCCGGGGCCTGATCGCAGAATTCGGCATCTCGTGGATCCTGCCCCGCCTGACCAGCATGGGAATCGCGCTCGACCTCTTGCTGAGCGCGCGCACGTTTCTCGCCGAGGAGGCCGCCGAGCTGAGATTGGTCAAAGAGGTGGTGGCGGCCGACGACCTGATGAAGCGTGTCCTGGAGTATGCCGAGGACATGGCCGCCAACTGCTCGCCGGCGTCGATGGCGGTGGTCAAACGGCAGGTCTACGCCGACGACATCCGCGATGTCGTGGACGCGCACAATCGCTCCGAAATCCTGGTGCACGAAGCGATGTCGCGGCCGGATGTCATCGAAGGGATCACGTGCTTTCTCGAGAAGCGGACCCCGCAGTTTTCTGCGCTGCGCCCAACAGACGCTTAG
- a CDS encoding acyl-CoA synthetase, with protein MSEWTVGAAFDAIADVIGDRVMTVCGARRSTFAESASRTSRLANVLSANGFGVNRERDTLNRWECGQDRVALLMYNDLYPDAVIACLKARVVPVNVNYSYSPREIADLFSHVRPRGIIYHSSLGARCAEVLPSDGAELLISIDDGSGAAELPGAVSLEDALAQGGSGNPAPGSPDDLIMVCTGGTTGRPKGVLWRQADMYVASMAAADHASVDEIHAKVRGGGQAWFAVSPLMHAAGMWTAFSAIMNGYTAVLYDGRGKLDVRSVWQTAERERVGMMTMVGDAYAGPLVAELQRGTYDLSSLYAIGTGGAATNPKFKRALMDKLPQVTIIDGYGSSESGNMGFGHSQRGKQSETFVLREGGAVVSDDRTRFLAPGDPEIGWVARSGRIPLGYFDDADATERTFPEIDGTRVVIAGDRASIESDGSLRLYGRDSLVVNTGGEKVFVEEVEEVLRNHPGVADALVVGRPSERWGQEVVALVAVAPEAGVVDEVELAILCKSQLAHFKAPKAILLVDQIQRLGNGKPNYRWAKQTAAGQLPAAVLAGAEAEGSA; from the coding sequence GTGAGCGAATGGACCGTCGGAGCGGCTTTCGACGCCATCGCCGACGTTATCGGCGACCGCGTGATGACGGTATGCGGGGCCCGTCGCAGCACCTTCGCCGAATCGGCGAGCCGAACCAGCCGGCTAGCAAACGTTTTGAGCGCCAACGGCTTCGGCGTGAACCGCGAGCGGGACACGCTGAACCGTTGGGAATGCGGTCAGGATCGTGTCGCGCTGCTGATGTACAACGACCTGTACCCGGACGCGGTAATCGCGTGCCTGAAAGCCCGGGTGGTCCCGGTCAATGTGAACTACAGCTATTCGCCTCGGGAGATCGCCGACCTGTTCTCCCATGTGCGGCCCCGCGGCATCATCTATCACTCCTCGCTCGGCGCGCGGTGTGCCGAGGTACTGCCGTCGGACGGTGCCGAATTGCTGATCTCGATCGACGACGGCAGCGGTGCAGCCGAACTACCCGGCGCGGTATCGCTGGAAGATGCTCTGGCGCAAGGCGGTTCGGGAAACCCGGCTCCGGGATCGCCGGACGACCTGATCATGGTGTGCACCGGCGGTACCACCGGCCGTCCCAAAGGAGTGTTGTGGCGCCAAGCCGACATGTACGTGGCGTCGATGGCCGCAGCAGATCATGCCAGCGTCGACGAGATCCACGCGAAGGTGCGCGGGGGCGGCCAGGCGTGGTTCGCGGTCTCGCCACTGATGCATGCCGCCGGCATGTGGACCGCGTTCTCGGCGATCATGAACGGATACACGGCCGTGCTCTACGACGGCCGGGGCAAACTCGACGTGCGCTCGGTGTGGCAGACCGCCGAGCGTGAACGGGTCGGCATGATGACGATGGTCGGCGATGCCTATGCCGGCCCGCTGGTCGCCGAGTTGCAACGAGGCACCTACGATCTGTCGTCGTTGTACGCGATCGGCACCGGTGGGGCCGCAACGAATCCGAAGTTCAAGCGTGCGTTGATGGACAAGCTGCCCCAGGTCACCATCATCGACGGCTACGGCTCGTCGGAATCCGGGAACATGGGGTTCGGGCACAGCCAGCGCGGTAAACAAAGTGAGACTTTCGTGCTTCGCGAGGGCGGAGCGGTGGTCTCGGATGATCGCACCAGGTTCTTGGCACCCGGTGATCCCGAGATCGGCTGGGTAGCGCGCAGTGGCCGGATTCCGTTGGGCTACTTCGACGATGCCGACGCCACCGAGCGCACCTTCCCCGAGATCGACGGTACCCGGGTGGTGATCGCCGGCGACCGGGCGAGCATCGAGTCGGACGGGTCCCTTCGCCTGTACGGACGCGATTCGTTGGTGGTGAACACCGGCGGCGAAAAGGTCTTCGTCGAAGAGGTCGAAGAGGTGCTGCGCAACCACCCCGGCGTCGCCGACGCGTTGGTGGTCGGGCGGCCCAGCGAGCGGTGGGGCCAGGAAGTCGTCGCGCTGGTCGCCGTGGCGCCCGAGGCCGGCGTCGTCGACGAAGTCGAGTTGGCCATCCTGTGCAAATCGCAGCTGGCTCACTTCAAAGCACCCAAGGCAATCCTGCTGGTCGACCAGATCCAGCGACTCGGCAATGGCAAACCGAACTACCGCTGGGCCAAACAAACTGCTGCGGGACAGCTTCCGGCTGCCGTGCTGGCCGGCGCCGAAGCAGAAGGATCCGCATGA
- a CDS encoding MmpS family transport accessory protein encodes MLTFLKRTWVPIVVVVAIAFGGIAVERLRGVFGSDAIFGETGRSAEPLEPSHVKRVTYEVYGPSDASGSVSYLDNKAQPERADFTSLPWTVAITTTVPAVLASVVAQGNSDNIGCRITVNGEVKDDKSATGRDAQTSCLVKAA; translated from the coding sequence ATGTTGACCTTTCTGAAACGAACGTGGGTACCGATCGTCGTCGTGGTCGCGATCGCGTTCGGCGGCATCGCCGTCGAGCGCCTGCGCGGGGTTTTCGGCTCCGACGCGATTTTCGGGGAAACGGGTCGTAGTGCCGAGCCCCTGGAGCCATCGCACGTCAAGCGGGTGACCTACGAGGTCTACGGACCCAGCGATGCGTCGGGGAGTGTGAGTTACCTCGACAACAAGGCCCAGCCCGAACGGGCGGACTTCACCAGCTTGCCCTGGACCGTGGCGATCACCACGACGGTGCCGGCGGTGCTCGCAAGCGTGGTGGCGCAGGGCAACAGCGACAACATCGGGTGCCGCATCACGGTCAACGGCGAGGTCAAGGACGATAAATCCGCTACCGGGCGCGACGCACAAACATCCTGTTTGGTGAAAGCCGCATGA